One Roseimaritima multifibrata DNA window includes the following coding sequences:
- a CDS encoding FHA domain-containing protein — protein MRVKLKVASGSHSGKEIVIGQKKFLIGRSEKCQLRPKSESVSRKHCILVIRENRLLVQDLKSRNGTFINDKPLPTDRAKSLKDGDILRVGKLVFEVSIDHSLGGDKKPQVKDLKDAASRTVAARGDSQFEDGDISSWLDEAEEIDRIRAAGDPDTRQMKLEDLQKSEDSAELSVDETIPEKGADKTQTDGEKKPARPPKGPPKKLPKGAITNTTNDSREAAGDALKRFFSRR, from the coding sequence ATGCGAGTCAAGTTGAAAGTAGCGTCTGGGAGCCACAGCGGCAAAGAGATCGTTATTGGTCAGAAGAAATTCCTGATCGGACGAAGCGAGAAGTGTCAGCTGCGCCCCAAAAGCGAATCGGTCAGCCGAAAACACTGCATCCTAGTGATTCGTGAAAATCGCCTGCTTGTCCAGGATTTGAAGAGTCGCAACGGCACATTCATCAACGACAAACCGCTTCCTACAGACCGCGCCAAATCGCTCAAGGATGGAGACATCCTGCGAGTCGGCAAGCTGGTTTTTGAAGTTTCTATCGACCATTCACTTGGTGGCGATAAAAAACCTCAGGTGAAAGACCTAAAAGACGCTGCCTCACGGACCGTTGCAGCCCGTGGTGACAGCCAATTCGAAGATGGTGACATCAGCAGTTGGTTGGACGAAGCGGAAGAAATCGACCGCATTCGCGCGGCCGGCGATCCCGACACACGGCAGATGAAACTGGAAGACCTCCAGAAGTCGGAAGATAGCGCCGAACTGTCGGTCGATGAAACGATCCCCGAAAAAGGGGCTGACAAAACGCAGACGGACGGCGAGAAAAAACCGGCTCGCCCCCCCAAAGGACCCCCGAAGAAACTTCCCAAAGGGGCCATCACCAACACGACAAACGACTCACGCGAAGCAGCGGGCGACGCCCTTAAACGCTTTTTCTCCAGACGTTAG
- a CDS encoding alpha/beta hydrolase, producing the protein MRYPRCLLSTLLLTAFSAVIAVAEYNVPLANGLMVRGSVVEIASLNENAFSKGSGTQPTARPIWMIDDGLRRVFVHQQGMVAVKGDGVVPEVPDLQIRLEIPQNVSSSGRFLGSIGAVHGVSDFSDLGRRKIMIPGPSGGSIPIWQGMTEVTARYIKLQSLHASHNYIWEMRIATSSVPQAQLRRILHNRMQPLTYEIRLDLIRLFIEAEMFEAARQELLTTIAEFPDKPNLKKQLTSLVDRQAKQLLLEAQQRRRAGQYELSARMLSEFQTDQIAAVTKLEFSDELVDLQKELQKGPDLVAQLETQIANLPNEQGAAFQGLLTELKEDISPDTISRLSDYIRLGNDEKIPLENRVALAVGGWILGSGSGLQNLALGRSLIQVRDGVAAYLRSEDPGQRQAILDALRKLEGATVENIAKILPLIRPQRPLPEHPEDWVASPETPPGMYRISIPGPDELATEYIVQLPEEYNPLRAYPAVVSLCAPTGIPRAQIEWWSGSYNESLKMRLGQASRQGYVVIAPLWTRPGQRVYEYTEREHHRVMTCLRDAMRRVSIDADRVFLSGHGDGGTAAWDIGIAHPDVWAGVIPISADPSKYIIHYEDNATDLPIYMVFGEMAGSQAPLVRFGYILDDYMTSKHKAMVVMMRGRGPEDFYEEIHHIFDWMALGANRRGPPPKEIDVVTMRGEDRFFWWLEMPQIDPRNDLNPFLWDYVKKRLKGIVRASVAENNTIRITQGPADQFVIWMNPDMGINLNEQVTIRYLSRLTRFDFDGDIKTILEDVRTRADRQRPYWAFVTAP; encoded by the coding sequence ATGCGATATCCTCGCTGCTTGCTATCGACTCTTCTACTCACCGCATTTTCGGCGGTGATCGCGGTTGCGGAATATAACGTTCCGCTTGCCAATGGTCTGATGGTCCGCGGATCGGTTGTTGAAATCGCTTCGCTGAACGAAAACGCCTTTTCCAAAGGGAGCGGCACGCAACCGACAGCCCGCCCGATCTGGATGATCGACGATGGACTCCGCCGCGTCTTCGTCCACCAACAAGGGATGGTCGCCGTCAAGGGCGACGGCGTGGTTCCCGAAGTTCCCGATCTGCAGATCCGCTTAGAAATCCCCCAAAACGTCTCCTCTAGCGGACGCTTCCTCGGGTCGATCGGAGCGGTGCACGGCGTTTCCGATTTCAGCGATCTGGGACGTCGAAAAATCATGATTCCCGGGCCCTCCGGAGGCTCCATCCCAATCTGGCAAGGGATGACCGAAGTCACCGCTCGCTACATCAAATTGCAATCCCTGCACGCCAGCCATAACTATATCTGGGAAATGCGGATCGCGACGTCCTCGGTCCCTCAAGCTCAACTGCGGCGAATCTTACACAACCGCATGCAGCCGCTAACCTACGAAATTCGACTGGATCTGATCCGGCTGTTTATCGAAGCGGAAATGTTCGAAGCCGCTCGGCAAGAACTACTGACGACGATCGCCGAATTCCCCGACAAACCGAACCTGAAAAAGCAATTGACGTCGCTGGTCGATCGTCAAGCCAAACAGTTGCTGCTGGAAGCCCAGCAGCGACGCCGCGCCGGGCAATACGAACTATCGGCGCGGATGCTGAGCGAATTCCAAACCGATCAAATTGCCGCCGTCACCAAACTGGAATTCTCTGACGAATTAGTCGACCTGCAAAAGGAACTGCAGAAGGGGCCCGACCTTGTTGCTCAGCTAGAAACACAGATCGCAAACCTCCCCAACGAACAGGGAGCGGCCTTTCAAGGACTGCTGACCGAACTGAAAGAGGACATTTCTCCTGACACGATCAGCCGCTTAAGCGATTACATTCGGCTGGGTAACGACGAAAAAATCCCGCTTGAAAACCGTGTTGCATTGGCCGTTGGCGGTTGGATTTTGGGGTCGGGTTCGGGCCTGCAAAACCTTGCCCTCGGCCGGTCTTTGATTCAGGTACGCGACGGCGTCGCAGCCTACCTCCGCAGCGAAGACCCAGGACAACGGCAGGCTATCCTCGATGCGCTCCGAAAACTGGAAGGGGCAACCGTTGAAAACATCGCCAAAATTTTGCCTCTGATTCGTCCACAGCGTCCTCTACCTGAACATCCAGAAGATTGGGTTGCCAGCCCCGAAACGCCCCCGGGAATGTACCGGATTTCGATTCCCGGGCCCGATGAATTAGCAACCGAATACATTGTGCAGTTGCCTGAAGAGTACAACCCGCTGCGGGCATACCCTGCTGTCGTCAGCCTGTGTGCACCGACCGGAATCCCTCGAGCCCAAATTGAATGGTGGTCCGGGTCTTACAATGAATCCTTGAAAATGAGGCTTGGGCAAGCTTCACGCCAAGGCTACGTGGTTATCGCACCGCTATGGACTCGGCCGGGCCAGCGGGTCTACGAATACACCGAGCGTGAACACCACCGCGTCATGACCTGTTTAAGAGACGCGATGCGGCGAGTTTCCATCGATGCCGATCGCGTGTTCCTTTCGGGACACGGCGACGGAGGGACCGCTGCTTGGGACATCGGGATCGCCCATCCAGATGTGTGGGCAGGAGTCATCCCGATCAGTGCCGACCCCTCCAAATACATCATCCACTACGAAGACAACGCAACCGATCTACCGATCTACATGGTCTTCGGGGAAATGGCCGGCTCCCAGGCGCCGCTTGTCCGGTTTGGATACATCCTGGACGACTACATGACCTCCAAGCACAAAGCGATGGTGGTGATGATGCGAGGCCGCGGGCCGGAAGATTTCTACGAAGAAATCCACCATATTTTCGACTGGATGGCCCTGGGGGCCAACCGCCGTGGGCCGCCCCCCAAAGAGATCGACGTCGTCACCATGCGGGGCGAGGATCGCTTTTTCTGGTGGCTGGAAATGCCTCAAATTGACCCCCGCAATGATTTGAATCCATTCCTTTGGGACTATGTCAAAAAGCGGTTAAAAGGAATCGTTCGAGCCAGCGTGGCAGAAAACAACACGATCCGAATCACCCAAGGTCCAGCCGATCAGTTCGTGATCTGGATGAATCCCGACATGGGAATCAACCTGAACGAGCAAGTCACCATCCGCTACCTATCGCGATTAACACGCTTTGATTTCGACGGAGACATCAAAACCATCTTGGAAGACGTACGGACTCGAGCCGACCGGCAACGTCCCTACTGGGCCTTTGTCACCGCACCCTAA
- a CDS encoding tetratricopeptide repeat protein — MPLQPASPLLRCFRAAFACRSLGCGLLLAAIVISSLGCRTIRARGESRHSIAARRLSRQGLEAMHRGRWEYAEELFAEALAMNKSDDRAHWGMGESLWHRGDRTAALEEMETAVRLSGSHPELVVRLGRMHFENGDWEAAEKYANEALLVGRDLPGTWALRGDCLQRTGDHEGALAAYHRALALQPEYPEVQLQAAELYRQQGRYDRLLATLERIRDCTGDAGCSPRVHLLRGVALSQLGRPGEASNCYKLAAQMQPHDANIQLQIATLALEMDEFDTARLATRRILEIDPQSSIGNELNQQIDQRVQIARKEEPGSRTWE; from the coding sequence ATGCCACTGCAGCCCGCTTCCCCCCTCCTGAGATGCTTCCGCGCGGCTTTCGCCTGCCGTTCGCTGGGATGTGGGCTATTGCTGGCAGCGATCGTGATCAGCAGCCTGGGCTGCCGCACGATTCGGGCCCGAGGCGAAAGCCGGCATTCGATTGCCGCCCGCCGACTCTCTCGACAAGGGCTGGAAGCGATGCATCGCGGGCGCTGGGAATATGCCGAAGAGCTATTCGCCGAAGCCTTAGCGATGAACAAATCCGACGACCGGGCCCATTGGGGCATGGGGGAATCGCTGTGGCATCGCGGCGATCGAACAGCCGCTCTGGAAGAAATGGAGACCGCGGTCCGCCTGAGCGGTTCCCATCCTGAATTGGTCGTTCGACTTGGCCGCATGCATTTTGAAAATGGTGACTGGGAAGCCGCGGAGAAATACGCCAACGAAGCCCTACTGGTCGGCCGAGACCTACCTGGCACCTGGGCGCTGCGTGGTGACTGCCTGCAACGCACGGGCGACCATGAAGGCGCGTTGGCCGCCTACCATCGCGCCCTGGCCCTACAACCCGAATATCCCGAAGTCCAGTTACAAGCGGCAGAACTGTACCGACAGCAAGGCCGTTACGACCGCCTGCTTGCAACACTCGAACGCATCCGAGATTGCACCGGCGATGCAGGCTGCTCGCCTCGTGTGCATCTTCTTCGCGGCGTCGCCCTAAGCCAACTGGGACGCCCGGGCGAAGCCTCTAACTGCTACAAGCTTGCAGCTCAAATGCAACCGCACGATGCTAACATTCAGCTGCAAATCGCAACGCTTGCACTTGAGATGGACGAATTCGATACCGCTCGCTTAGCAACCCGGCGAATCCTTGAAATCGATCCACAGTCCTCGATCGGCAACGAACTGAATCAACAGATCGATCAGCGGGTTCAAATTGCCCGCAAAGAAGAGCCAGGGAGCAGGACCTGGGAGTAA
- a CDS encoding CNNM domain-containing protein, with protein MIVALLLFSVGLGLSAFFSGSETGMYRVSRIRVVLDGLTGSWPARGVVWLLNHSAIFVATALVGNNLANYVTSLSIVLAMQALFSGGAAAELLGTMLVTPVIFVLGELLPKYLFYNAPYRLLTYVRPVLLFFTALFLPVSLLLGLLANALQLITGETPFRVRLGMARRELEQVLREGHEAGILAGSQRVLAQNVFEIGNQPAVRFGVPMDRLASTEEDSGRDVAQAAARRQGHPIVLVQRNKEVVGFLLYADLLCESDGGLPILPVVKANSKDKLLSVLLRLMDAGSDVAVLIDPDGKTRSVVTRRQLLLPLMAGNRP; from the coding sequence ATGATTGTGGCGTTGTTGCTATTTTCCGTCGGCCTGGGCCTGAGTGCCTTCTTCAGTGGCAGTGAAACCGGGATGTACCGGGTTTCCCGAATTCGCGTTGTGCTGGATGGGTTGACCGGTAGTTGGCCAGCACGCGGGGTTGTCTGGTTGTTGAACCATTCCGCGATTTTTGTGGCGACCGCTTTGGTCGGCAACAATCTGGCAAATTACGTGACCAGTTTGTCGATCGTGTTGGCGATGCAAGCGTTGTTCAGCGGTGGCGCTGCTGCGGAGTTGCTGGGGACCATGTTGGTCACTCCGGTGATTTTTGTGTTGGGCGAATTGTTGCCCAAGTACCTTTTCTATAACGCACCGTACCGCTTGCTGACTTATGTTCGCCCGGTGTTGTTGTTTTTTACCGCCTTGTTTTTACCCGTGTCGTTGCTGTTGGGTTTGTTGGCAAATGCCCTCCAGTTGATTACCGGGGAAACCCCGTTTCGGGTCCGTTTGGGGATGGCACGTCGTGAACTGGAACAGGTTCTTCGCGAAGGTCATGAAGCGGGGATTTTGGCAGGCAGCCAGCGCGTGTTGGCTCAGAATGTTTTCGAAATTGGAAACCAGCCCGCGGTTCGTTTCGGTGTGCCGATGGATCGTTTGGCCAGTACTGAGGAAGATAGTGGTCGCGATGTTGCTCAGGCTGCCGCTCGGCGCCAAGGGCATCCGATTGTGTTGGTGCAGCGAAACAAAGAGGTTGTTGGCTTTTTGTTGTATGCGGATTTGCTGTGTGAATCCGATGGGGGACTGCCGATCCTTCCGGTGGTCAAAGCCAATTCAAAAGACAAGTTGCTGTCGGTACTGCTTCGCTTGATGGACGCTGGATCGGACGTGGCGGTCTTGATCGATCCCGATGGCAAAACTCGCAGTGTCGTGACTCGCCGGCAATTGTTGCTGCCGCTGATGGCAGGCAACCGACCGTAG
- a CDS encoding CNNM domain-containing protein, which produces MAILIVLSAFFSGSEAAMFSLRARERRALCRGGVAGRAANALLDDPERLLSAILFWNLLINMLYFGIASIVGGRLEQAEGGGRASAIVFTIASLLTIIFCSEMLPKSLAVVSPLRLAYFIGPPLSLSVKVISPLLPIISMANLFARRLVWPGFQPEADLELSDIERAVDLGTGDAALAARERGMMQQLIGISDTRVGEWMRPRSQLRIYNLPADPAILKEPIFGDGTLLFAEPGGEEVVAAVSVRRLRPSQIDNLADSVEPVLYVPWSATVSYALDLLLQHDRFVAAVVNEYGETIGVLTMDDVMQQLLSGHARHRTGGSSRQLKQIGPGVLQVSGGTSARWLAKQLELTRPEGRNVTVAGLMQRLNERVPRAGDVCTWESYQVEVLEEHDDGSLTIELRHSSSMEPDQ; this is translated from the coding sequence ATGGCCATCTTAATTGTCTTGAGTGCGTTCTTCAGCGGCAGTGAAGCGGCGATGTTTTCACTGCGTGCACGCGAGCGGCGGGCTTTGTGCCGAGGCGGTGTGGCGGGGCGGGCTGCCAATGCATTGCTGGATGATCCGGAAAGGCTGCTGTCAGCGATTTTGTTTTGGAATTTGCTGATCAATATGCTCTATTTCGGAATCGCGTCAATTGTCGGTGGGCGTTTAGAACAGGCCGAAGGAGGCGGACGTGCGTCGGCGATTGTGTTTACGATCGCCAGCCTTTTGACGATCATTTTTTGTAGTGAAATGTTGCCCAAAAGTTTGGCCGTCGTTTCCCCTTTGAGGTTGGCCTACTTCATCGGCCCGCCACTATCGCTTTCGGTCAAAGTGATTTCCCCCTTGCTGCCAATCATTTCGATGGCAAACCTGTTCGCCAGACGTTTGGTATGGCCCGGGTTTCAGCCGGAAGCCGATTTGGAGCTGTCCGATATCGAGCGAGCGGTTGATTTGGGGACCGGCGATGCAGCCTTGGCGGCTCGAGAACGAGGGATGATGCAGCAGTTGATCGGCATATCGGATACGCGTGTTGGCGAATGGATGCGCCCCCGAAGCCAACTGCGTATCTATAACCTGCCGGCCGATCCTGCCATTCTTAAAGAGCCGATATTTGGCGACGGTACTTTGCTGTTTGCAGAACCGGGGGGCGAGGAGGTCGTTGCCGCGGTCTCCGTCCGCCGTTTACGCCCCAGTCAGATCGATAACCTGGCAGATTCGGTCGAACCGGTTTTGTACGTCCCTTGGTCCGCGACCGTTTCTTATGCGCTCGATTTGCTGTTGCAGCATGATCGTTTCGTGGCGGCGGTTGTCAACGAATATGGCGAGACCATTGGCGTGCTAACGATGGATGACGTGATGCAGCAGTTGCTAAGCGGCCATGCACGTCATCGTACCGGTGGGTCTTCCCGGCAGTTGAAGCAGATCGGACCAGGTGTGCTGCAGGTGAGCGGCGGGACTAGTGCTCGGTGGTTGGCCAAGCAACTGGAACTGACACGACCCGAAGGTCGCAACGTGACGGTCGCCGGATTAATGCAGCGTTTAAACGAACGTGTTCCGCGAGCCGGCGATGTATGTACCTGGGAAAGTTACCAAGTCGAAGTGCTTGAAGAACATGATGATGGTTCGTTAACCATCGAACTGCGGCACTCGAGTTCGATGGAGCCCGATCAATGA
- a CDS encoding ABC transporter permease subunit, with the protein MLGPVFNREAAVAPKRPRLYVARALYLLAMFLLLCTGYLVLSGMRPLRTAGDLSRFGGSMFLLLAPLQMIIVTFQAAVGAASSVAQEKDRRTLILMLLTRLTGTEVVVGKLAASMIVVGSMLAACLPLFLVLPLFGGVSAGQVANLYAVTLTTALFAGAVGTVVGLWREKTFQAIAFTVLVLVLWVVAWELLASGIVTGGNWRFGAYTSPIQALLAAVSPLSPFSTAPVSSAVGYSLFMLMVSGIVLAIGVARVRVWNPSREVRIKPQEAEGSHDLAAADGTTAPVASWKARAPREVWSNPVLWREIRTWAYGRKVLIIRLAYLVICLVVAAVLYGAIENGQAYERTGVAGRALPAATLPVAALGVISLLLVNALAVNSVTTERDVLALDLLMVTDLRPAEFVFGKIFGVLYVAKEMVLIPMAILIALGGAGVMSWENTVYAVLGAIALYLFVATVGVHCGLNYPAGRTATLVSLGTIFFLCIGVAICMVIMVSFRGAFELQLPPFLAMILGGGAGLYAALGWRNPSSAIFSASFALPLITFYAITQFLLQRDQLFVFLPVVCGYVFATAAMLVPALSEFDVSLESHRGGEGGE; encoded by the coding sequence ATGCTCGGACCGGTTTTCAATCGCGAAGCGGCAGTGGCTCCAAAACGTCCGCGGCTTTACGTCGCGCGTGCCCTCTATCTGTTGGCGATGTTTTTGCTGCTGTGCACAGGGTATTTAGTCCTTTCGGGAATGCGCCCCCTACGAACGGCGGGGGATTTGTCTCGGTTCGGTGGGTCGATGTTCCTGCTGCTGGCCCCTCTGCAGATGATCATCGTCACTTTTCAGGCGGCCGTCGGCGCCGCCAGTAGTGTGGCTCAGGAGAAGGATCGTCGAACGCTGATTCTGATGTTGTTGACGCGTTTGACCGGGACCGAAGTTGTTGTTGGCAAGTTGGCGGCCAGCATGATTGTCGTCGGATCGATGTTAGCCGCATGCCTGCCGCTATTTTTGGTGCTGCCGTTGTTCGGTGGTGTCTCCGCGGGGCAGGTCGCCAATCTCTACGCGGTTACGCTTACGACGGCACTGTTTGCTGGGGCTGTCGGGACCGTCGTCGGTCTGTGGCGAGAGAAAACGTTTCAGGCGATCGCCTTTACGGTTCTTGTTTTGGTGTTGTGGGTCGTCGCTTGGGAACTGTTGGCAAGCGGAATCGTGACCGGTGGGAATTGGCGATTTGGTGCTTACACAAGCCCGATCCAGGCGTTGTTAGCAGCCGTTTCACCACTCTCCCCCTTTAGCACCGCCCCTGTTTCCTCTGCGGTGGGTTATTCGCTGTTCATGCTGATGGTTTCCGGCATCGTGTTGGCGATCGGAGTCGCGCGGGTTCGGGTTTGGAATCCATCCAGAGAAGTCCGGATCAAGCCGCAGGAGGCCGAGGGGTCCCATGACTTGGCCGCCGCGGATGGGACAACCGCGCCGGTAGCCTCCTGGAAAGCGAGGGCACCTCGCGAAGTTTGGTCCAACCCCGTCCTCTGGCGAGAAATTCGGACTTGGGCCTATGGCCGGAAAGTCTTGATCATTCGTTTGGCTTATTTGGTGATCTGTTTGGTGGTCGCTGCCGTTCTTTATGGGGCGATCGAAAACGGCCAAGCCTACGAGCGAACGGGAGTCGCGGGCCGAGCGCTTCCAGCGGCGACATTGCCCGTTGCGGCTTTGGGGGTGATCAGCCTGTTGTTGGTCAATGCGTTGGCCGTTAACAGCGTGACGACCGAGCGTGATGTGCTGGCGCTGGACCTGTTGATGGTCACGGATCTACGCCCAGCCGAATTTGTTTTCGGGAAAATATTTGGGGTGCTTTATGTGGCAAAAGAAATGGTTCTGATCCCGATGGCCATACTGATCGCCCTGGGGGGCGCCGGGGTGATGAGCTGGGAGAACACGGTCTATGCGGTTTTGGGGGCGATCGCCCTGTACCTGTTTGTCGCGACGGTCGGCGTCCATTGCGGGTTGAATTACCCTGCGGGCCGAACCGCGACTTTGGTCAGTTTAGGAACGATCTTCTTTCTTTGTATCGGGGTCGCGATTTGCATGGTCATCATGGTTAGTTTCCGAGGGGCATTTGAATTACAGCTGCCACCGTTCCTGGCGATGATCTTGGGAGGGGGCGCTGGCCTTTACGCGGCACTTGGATGGCGGAATCCGTCGTCGGCGATTTTCTCGGCTTCCTTCGCACTCCCGCTAATCACTTTTTATGCGATCACCCAGTTCCTGCTGCAGCGTGATCAGTTGTTCGTTTTCCTGCCGGTGGTCTGTGGCTACGTATTCGCGACCGCTGCGATGTTGGTCCCTGCACTCAGTGAGTTTGATGTCTCGCTAGAGTCCCATCGCGGAGGGGAGGGGGGCGAGTGA
- a CDS encoding Flp family type IVb pilin, translating into MNLSKLFASSYRFLQDEDGPTAVEYAVVLALILLAVMGSILVLANNTKDSFDASGDAIGGAFGS; encoded by the coding sequence ATGAACTTGAGCAAATTGTTCGCTTCCAGCTACCGCTTCCTTCAAGATGAAGATGGCCCCACCGCCGTTGAATATGCGGTCGTGCTGGCGCTGATCTTGCTGGCAGTTATGGGGTCGATCTTGGTCCTTGCCAACAACACCAAAGACAGCTTCGACGCGTCGGGTGACGCGATCGGTGGGGCTTTCGGCAGCTAG
- a CDS encoding zinc ribbon domain-containing protein, which translates to MSDRQLKCPRCEKRIRVPAGAAKVRCPGCQAVLQLPPQKKSAASAGRSAAAPKAPAAKVPTGKPRAAAVPVTQLPAASAPFGQSPAAPPSFSPQGTFGKTAPAVPAKPEGSGSSKRGLWILLGGLFVGGGLMCVMFVVVLLIWMGGEENETAATDPQGGAIQAAAPVVEAEVVEETPAAAGSLGESERKRLYAMYKTAEGLTTNRVPLPKGFTRDQLDKMMSGIMASEIQKLSALFDISQDEVKDIVAEGKQKEW; encoded by the coding sequence ATGTCGGACCGCCAGCTCAAGTGCCCTCGTTGTGAAAAGCGGATCCGCGTTCCAGCGGGGGCCGCCAAGGTGCGCTGCCCCGGTTGTCAGGCGGTCCTTCAGTTGCCTCCGCAAAAAAAGTCCGCCGCTTCCGCGGGCCGGTCGGCCGCCGCTCCAAAAGCACCTGCGGCGAAAGTACCGACTGGCAAGCCGCGGGCTGCCGCAGTTCCGGTTACCCAGCTGCCAGCGGCATCTGCACCCTTTGGGCAATCGCCCGCTGCACCCCCTTCGTTTTCTCCGCAGGGGACGTTTGGAAAAACGGCGCCGGCTGTTCCAGCCAAACCGGAAGGTTCCGGTTCATCAAAACGTGGGTTGTGGATTCTGTTGGGAGGCCTGTTTGTCGGCGGGGGGCTGATGTGTGTGATGTTTGTCGTTGTGCTGCTGATATGGATGGGGGGGGAAGAAAACGAAACGGCTGCAACCGATCCACAGGGCGGAGCGATACAGGCAGCCGCACCGGTCGTGGAAGCAGAAGTTGTGGAAGAGACGCCTGCAGCGGCCGGGTCTTTGGGAGAATCGGAACGCAAGCGGCTGTACGCGATGTATAAAACGGCCGAGGGGTTAACAACCAATCGCGTTCCACTGCCAAAGGGTTTTACCCGTGATCAGCTGGACAAGATGATGAGCGGGATCATGGCCAGTGAAATTCAGAAGTTGTCGGCACTGTTCGATATCAGCCAGGACGAAGTGAAGGATATCGTTGCCGAAGGGAAGCAGAAGGAGTGGTAG
- a CDS encoding NHL repeat-containing protein — protein sequence MLNMHGRFLVAGILAVSFSSVLQGSDVEVVVGLTDPNPGKAEPGELNTPFAVEFDASGAMIIPEYNGGRLMKWSASEGVTVLAGNEELGYANGTGKDARFNKLHNVAIGPDGLVYLSDHLNHAIRLYDPKTKMVSSFAGNGKLGFDGEQGTIQTARFERPICVSFDADGQQMLVADINNRRIRQIDLASGAVKTVAGNGKRGVPQDGQLATEQPFVDPRAAAFAPDGSWYLVERSGHALRHVKDGRVTTVAGTGKGGHRDGPALEAQFKGPKHLQVIEDGRVVIADDENNLIRIYDPQTATVSTVDTAPYVLSRPHGVKVVAGTLYIADSFHHRVLKMPLPSRE from the coding sequence ATGCTCAACATGCATGGTCGTTTTCTAGTTGCTGGCATCCTTGCCGTTTCCTTTTCCTCGGTTCTGCAAGGCAGCGATGTCGAAGTCGTCGTCGGTTTGACAGATCCCAATCCGGGAAAAGCCGAGCCAGGGGAATTGAATACGCCGTTTGCTGTCGAGTTTGACGCGTCTGGGGCGATGATTATTCCTGAATACAACGGCGGGCGGTTGATGAAATGGTCCGCCAGCGAAGGGGTGACCGTTTTGGCAGGGAATGAGGAACTGGGGTACGCCAACGGAACGGGGAAAGATGCTCGTTTCAATAAACTGCACAATGTCGCCATCGGTCCAGATGGATTGGTCTATCTGTCCGATCATCTAAACCATGCGATTCGCCTGTATGATCCAAAGACAAAAATGGTTTCAAGCTTTGCCGGAAATGGAAAGCTGGGTTTTGATGGCGAGCAGGGGACGATTCAGACGGCTCGTTTTGAACGACCGATCTGTGTTTCGTTCGACGCGGATGGTCAGCAAATGTTGGTTGCGGATATCAATAACCGTCGCATTCGCCAGATCGATCTCGCATCGGGTGCCGTGAAGACGGTTGCGGGCAATGGCAAGCGAGGCGTTCCGCAGGATGGCCAGTTGGCTACCGAGCAGCCCTTTGTGGATCCTCGGGCCGCAGCCTTTGCACCGGATGGTAGTTGGTATCTAGTGGAACGCTCGGGACACGCCTTGCGTCACGTCAAAGACGGTCGCGTCACGACGGTTGCTGGAACAGGAAAAGGTGGGCACCGTGATGGTCCCGCGTTGGAAGCACAGTTTAAGGGGCCAAAACATTTGCAGGTCATTGAAGATGGCCGAGTCGTTATCGCCGATGACGAAAACAATTTGATTCGAATCTATGATCCACAAACGGCAACCGTGTCGACGGTTGATACCGCTCCTTATGTGCTAAGTCGTCCGCACGGAGTTAAAGTGGTTGCGGGGACTTTATACATCGCCGATAGTTTCCATCATCGTGTTTTGAAAATGCCGTTGCCTTCACGCGAATAG